The Lacrimispora xylanolytica genome has a segment encoding these proteins:
- a CDS encoding alpha/beta hydrolase family protein, with the protein MEERTIPIKMFYTCEERMKKRFKKQGRKDKFCARSIEEFDQWKESVRNILRDLTGISRMESCPLNPQCLERVEIEDGIIREKILIQVEPEVYMPVFVLIPPKKSEEKQSCFLAPCGHLGAGKYSVAGVREIPAVADKIELFHYDYGLKMAKLGYVALCPDARGFGERREKALQGEDEDSFINSTCFHLAHMAEPLGLTLCGLNTWDLIRLLDYVEERGEWDADTIGCVGFSGGGMQALWLSALDDRVKKIIISGYFYGYEDSLLKLNGNCSCNYVPGLWEHVDMGDIGALLAPRPLMIQSGREDHLNGERGMENVMEQLLVVKEAYGLFGLEDRIFHDVWDGGHCFHQEHIEEFLMR; encoded by the coding sequence ATGGAAGAAAGAACGATACCAATCAAAATGTTTTATACCTGCGAAGAGCGGATGAAAAAGAGGTTTAAGAAGCAGGGGAGAAAAGATAAGTTTTGCGCCAGGTCCATAGAGGAATTTGACCAGTGGAAGGAATCTGTGAGAAATATTTTAAGGGATCTGACCGGAATTAGCCGTATGGAGTCCTGTCCCTTAAATCCGCAGTGTTTGGAGCGGGTGGAGATTGAGGATGGAATCATACGGGAAAAGATTTTAATTCAGGTGGAGCCGGAGGTCTATATGCCGGTCTTTGTGCTGATTCCTCCAAAAAAGAGTGAGGAAAAGCAAAGCTGTTTTCTTGCCCCCTGTGGTCATTTGGGAGCCGGTAAGTACTCTGTGGCAGGTGTGAGGGAGATACCTGCTGTGGCAGATAAAATAGAGCTGTTTCACTATGATTATGGTCTTAAGATGGCTAAGCTTGGGTATGTGGCTCTTTGTCCTGACGCCAGGGGATTTGGAGAGCGGAGAGAAAAGGCTCTTCAGGGAGAGGATGAGGATTCCTTTATCAATTCCACCTGCTTTCATCTGGCTCATATGGCAGAGCCTCTGGGGCTTACGCTATGCGGTCTGAATACCTGGGATCTCATAAGGCTTCTTGATTATGTGGAGGAAAGGGGCGAATGGGATGCTGATACCATCGGATGCGTGGGATTTTCCGGTGGGGGAATGCAGGCGTTATGGTTATCGGCTCTTGATGACAGGGTAAAGAAAATCATAATCAGCGGATATTTTTATGGATATGAAGATTCGTTGTTAAAATTAAATGGGAATTGCAGCTGTAATTATGTTCCTGGTTTATGGGAACATGTAGATATGGGGGATATTGGTGCGCTGCTGGCTCCCAGGCCTTTGATGATCCAGTCGGGAAGAGAGGATCATCTAAATGGGGAACGTGGAATGGAAAATGTAATGGAGCAGCTATTGGTGGTGAAAGAAGCCTATGGTCTCTTTGGATTGGAGGACAGGATATTCCATGATGTGTGGGATGGGGGGCACTGTTTTCATCAGGAGCATATTGAGGAATTTTTAATGAGATAA
- a CDS encoding extracellular solute-binding protein yields the protein MKKGLRSTALALTAVLAVTGLSACGGKGDPKEATTAKSAEADFSYTGAAPVTKTPGAKVSILAQNSWYSTVDYANADIVKKIQENAGVTIDWTLVSPVNYKDSVSPMLASGTDLPNIVQLPDLDNNMTYITAGLFYPLDEYLDYMPNYKKYLDENPGIKASLTAEDGHIYYLPQTAVTNNYQPCIMINMEWLNKLNLPVPTTLDEFVEVLRAFKANDMNGDGDVNDEIPLSVTADRLSSMFGPAFGLPAMFGPSVGLDPVSSYYADDDGKVHYAPAEPEKYKKYVTFLNQLYKEGLLEVEYTSLTRDQITQRCAQNRTGATFDFSWQMSQLYSKQYPEYNGETGVMVGIPPLSGDEKGVYLGRTPISGIFGVSTSDKDPILAMRFLDYAMSEEAQNYYVWGIEGESYTVGADGKKAYTEKAADNNWLQQLGINAGCLPSQQSVEATDVLLPKWHVDIDKELQSYIRDPWPFIYSTKDEQNIIAQYQTDLTTYVAETNVAFITGTTSLDTFDSYLSTLDSMGIKDLLKVKQQQYDRFKATK from the coding sequence ATGAAAAAAGGATTACGTAGTACAGCGCTCGCATTAACAGCCGTTCTGGCTGTAACGGGTCTGTCCGCCTGCGGAGGCAAGGGGGATCCAAAGGAAGCAACAACAGCAAAAAGTGCGGAGGCAGATTTTTCTTATACCGGTGCCGCACCTGTCACAAAAACACCTGGTGCTAAGGTGAGCATTCTGGCACAGAATTCCTGGTATTCTACTGTGGATTATGCAAATGCGGACATTGTTAAAAAAATTCAGGAAAACGCTGGAGTAACCATTGACTGGACCTTAGTATCTCCAGTTAATTATAAGGATAGCGTAAGCCCGATGCTTGCATCTGGTACAGATCTTCCAAACATTGTCCAGCTTCCAGATCTTGATAACAATATGACCTACATCACTGCCGGGCTTTTTTATCCTCTTGATGAGTACTTGGATTATATGCCAAACTATAAAAAGTATCTGGATGAGAATCCTGGAATCAAAGCCAGTCTGACTGCGGAGGATGGACATATCTACTACTTGCCTCAGACAGCTGTTACAAACAATTATCAGCCTTGTATCATGATTAATATGGAATGGCTCAATAAGCTTAATCTTCCCGTTCCAACTACTCTTGATGAGTTTGTAGAAGTACTTCGGGCATTTAAAGCCAATGATATGAATGGAGATGGGGATGTCAATGATGAAATTCCTCTTAGCGTGACCGCAGACAGACTTTCTTCTATGTTTGGTCCTGCTTTTGGTCTTCCTGCTATGTTTGGTCCTTCTGTTGGTCTTGATCCGGTCAGCAGCTACTATGCCGATGACGACGGAAAGGTACATTATGCACCGGCAGAGCCAGAAAAATATAAAAAGTATGTTACATTCTTAAACCAATTATACAAGGAAGGTCTTTTAGAGGTAGAATATACTTCCTTAACCAGAGATCAGATCACACAGCGCTGCGCTCAGAACCGTACAGGTGCAACCTTTGATTTCAGCTGGCAGATGTCTCAGCTTTACAGCAAGCAGTATCCGGAGTATAATGGAGAAACTGGAGTTATGGTAGGAATTCCTCCGTTATCAGGTGATGAAAAAGGAGTTTATCTTGGCAGAACACCGATTTCCGGTATCTTCGGCGTGAGCACCAGCGATAAGGACCCGATTCTTGCCATGAGATTTCTTGATTATGCTATGAGTGAAGAAGCTCAGAATTATTATGTATGGGGTATTGAAGGAGAGAGCTATACAGTTGGTGCTGATGGCAAAAAGGCTTATACCGAAAAGGCAGCTGATAATAACTGGCTGCAGCAGCTTGGAATTAATGCAGGCTGTCTGCCATCTCAGCAGTCAGTAGAAGCAACCGATGTACTCTTACCAAAATGGCATGTAGATATTGATAAAGAGTTACAGAGCTATATAAGAGATCCATGGCCATTTATTTATTCAACCAAGGATGAGCAGAATATCATTGCTCAGTATCAGACCGATCTTACAACTTATGTGGCTGAAACCAATGTGGCGTTCATCACTGGAACCACCAGCCTTGATACCTTTGATTCCTATCTTTCTACTCTTGACAGTATGGGTATCAAGGATTTATTAAAGGTAAAACAGCAGCAGTACGACCGCTTTAAAGCAACTAAGTAA
- a CDS encoding carbohydrate ABC transporter permease — protein MEQKSAWVEFKNECLADKLFDILVFLLIVLAVGVTFYPFMYVVSISLSSGAAVNKGLVMLFPVDFNLSTYKMVMNYKDLWVSYGNTFYYTFVGTFLNIVFTCLAAYPLSRKRFFLRKKMNFLLAFTMYFSGGLIPTYVVVTGLGLYNSRLAMILPVLVSAYNVMICRSAFESISEELFESAYLEGANDIQVLYKIAVPLIKPTLAVLTLYYAVARYNDFFSALLYIGKQNLQPLQLFLRRILLMASSEIMQSSGSATAASAAAQSTIQIRYVCIVLSMVPILCLTPFIQKYLVKGTMLGAVKG, from the coding sequence CTGATTGTTTTGGCTGTCGGTGTGACATTTTATCCCTTTATGTATGTAGTCAGTATTTCCTTAAGCTCAGGAGCGGCGGTAAATAAAGGGCTGGTTATGCTGTTTCCCGTAGATTTTAATTTGAGTACTTACAAAATGGTTATGAATTATAAGGACCTTTGGGTTTCTTATGGAAATACCTTTTACTATACCTTTGTGGGAACCTTTTTAAACATTGTGTTTACCTGTTTGGCGGCATATCCGCTGTCAAGAAAGCGGTTCTTCCTTCGGAAAAAGATGAATTTTCTTTTGGCATTTACCATGTATTTTTCCGGCGGACTGATCCCAACCTATGTGGTAGTTACCGGCCTTGGACTTTACAACAGCCGTCTTGCTATGATACTTCCGGTTCTTGTCAGCGCTTACAATGTTATGATCTGCCGGTCGGCCTTTGAATCCATTTCAGAGGAGCTGTTTGAAAGTGCGTATCTGGAAGGAGCCAATGATATTCAGGTGCTTTACAAAATCGCAGTTCCCTTAATTAAGCCTACCTTGGCAGTGTTAACTCTTTATTATGCGGTTGCGCGCTACAATGACTTTTTCAGCGCACTCCTTTACATTGGAAAGCAGAATTTACAGCCGCTTCAGTTATTTTTAAGAAGAATCCTCTTAATGGCATCTTCTGAAATCATGCAGTCTTCTGGAAGTGCTACGGCCGCCAGTGCTGCGGCCCAGTCAACCATTCAGATCCGGTATGTGTGCATTGTTTTATCCATGGTTCCAATCCTATGCCTCACACCGTTTATACAGAAGTACTTAGTCAAAGGAACCATGCTTGGTGCAGTTAAGGGTTAA